A region of Candidatus Flexicrinis affinis DNA encodes the following proteins:
- a CDS encoding response regulator: MAGETILIVDDAQQNHHFLNDYVLVPNGYKPMSARDGVEGLQMALRNKPDLILLDLNMPRMDGMEVLRQLNANNSDIPVILMTFHGSEDIAVEVYRMGVKDYVIKPFYPDEMLRAIEKSLGESRLKKEKDALIERMMQSNKELQARVNELNVLYSTGKSVAQLMPMEQLLPRLLDAAVQTTGAEEAYLMLGDGDHLTCRAAKRKDQTRAVPANVVATDPLAAMAIKNARSLVADAERLKRIPGAPNSAAYVPVMIQDRVLGAMGIRNLSPDSPQFTTHHAALLSALSDYAAIALENARNLDMLRSNNS; this comes from the coding sequence GTGGCTGGCGAAACCATCCTCATCGTAGACGACGCTCAGCAGAACCACCACTTCCTCAACGATTATGTGCTTGTCCCGAACGGGTACAAGCCCATGAGCGCGCGTGACGGTGTCGAAGGTCTGCAAATGGCGCTCCGCAACAAGCCGGATTTGATCCTGCTTGACCTCAACATGCCGCGCATGGACGGCATGGAGGTGCTGCGCCAGCTCAATGCCAACAACAGCGACATCCCTGTCATCCTGATGACCTTCCACGGCTCCGAGGACATCGCCGTCGAAGTGTACCGGATGGGCGTAAAAGACTATGTTATCAAGCCGTTTTACCCGGACGAGATGCTGCGCGCCATCGAGAAAAGCCTCGGTGAAAGCCGGCTCAAGAAGGAAAAGGACGCGCTGATCGAGCGCATGATGCAGTCCAACAAGGAGCTGCAGGCGCGCGTCAACGAATTGAACGTGCTGTACAGCACGGGCAAGAGCGTCGCCCAGCTCATGCCGATGGAACAACTGCTGCCGCGCCTGCTCGATGCCGCCGTGCAAACCACCGGCGCCGAAGAGGCGTATCTCATGCTCGGCGATGGCGACCATCTGACCTGCCGTGCCGCCAAGCGCAAGGATCAGACCCGGGCCGTACCGGCCAACGTCGTTGCCACCGATCCGCTCGCGGCGATGGCGATCAAGAATGCGCGCTCGCTGGTGGCCGACGCCGAACGCCTCAAGCGCATCCCCGGCGCCCCCAACTCCGCCGCTTATGTGCCGGTCATGATTCAAGATCGCGTGCTGGGCGCTATGGGAATCCGCAACCTCAGCCCGGATTCTCCGCAGTTCACTACCCATCACGCGGCGCTGCTCAGCGCGTTGTCGGACTATGCGGCGATCGCGCTTGAAAACGCCCGCAACCTCGACATGCTGCGCAGCAACAACTCGTAG
- a CDS encoding phosphotransferase, with translation MAGTPFERVAVRHFPSSRLVRAWPLEGGVSAQVTAMELADSTGARHTVVVRQHGPRDLARNPNVTAHELALLKALYGAGLPVPEPLALDTSGDMLPSPYLIQSYIDGETIAAPRDPLTTATTMSATLAQIHCADIPRAAVPFLEHYPDRIRRHVQHTPGELAHLVDAERVLAVVRADWSRPARNRETILHGDYWIGNLIWEGDQLAGVVDWEDAAFGDPLADLAIARLELLWAFGDDALRAFTKVYAAEMSGLDTTDLPYWDLSISIRRVAHIPLWGVGPERERAMVADANRFIRAALRAVGS, from the coding sequence ATGGCCGGCACACCGTTCGAGCGGGTCGCCGTGCGCCATTTCCCGTCATCGCGGCTGGTTCGCGCATGGCCGCTGGAGGGCGGCGTATCGGCGCAAGTCACCGCCATGGAGCTGGCCGATTCGACAGGTGCCCGGCACACCGTCGTCGTCCGCCAGCACGGGCCGCGCGACCTCGCCCGCAACCCGAACGTGACCGCTCACGAACTCGCGCTGCTCAAGGCGCTATATGGCGCCGGGCTGCCGGTGCCGGAGCCGCTTGCGCTGGACACCAGCGGCGACATGCTGCCATCTCCGTACCTGATCCAGTCGTACATCGATGGCGAGACCATTGCCGCACCGCGTGACCCCCTGACGACTGCCACCACAATGTCGGCGACGCTGGCGCAGATCCACTGCGCGGATATCCCTCGCGCCGCCGTGCCGTTCCTCGAACACTATCCCGATCGAATCCGGCGGCATGTGCAGCACACGCCGGGAGAATTGGCGCATCTCGTGGACGCGGAACGCGTGCTGGCCGTCGTCCGAGCGGACTGGTCACGACCCGCCCGCAACCGGGAAACGATCCTGCACGGCGACTACTGGATCGGCAACCTGATCTGGGAGGGCGACCAGCTCGCCGGTGTGGTCGACTGGGAGGACGCGGCGTTCGGCGACCCGCTTGCCGACCTCGCCATCGCGCGGCTGGAACTGCTGTGGGCGTTCGGTGACGACGCGCTGCGCGCATTTACGAAGGTCTACGCGGCGGAGATGTCTGGCCTTGATACCACCGATTTGCCTTACTGGGATCTCTCGATTAGCATTCGGCGTGTCGCGCACATCCCGCTGTGGGGCGTCGGCCCTGAACGCGAGCGGGCGATGGTCGCAGACGCGAATCGGTTCATCCGCGCGGCACTACGGGCGGTGGGGTCATGA
- a CDS encoding MBL fold metallo-hydrolase, producing the protein MIELLDGIYGFTGLMVGRVYAIRDPDGLTLIDSGLAQTAGRIVKQVEAAGFKASDIKRIVITHPHVDHGGGAHALNALTGAAIMVSAAEADVMRGTAEQPRPTNHRINVLPRQFFKPSPVARELHDGDVINEVLGGLVAVATPGHTLGHLSYWSPQRRVLFTGDVMLHTLGLRFPLPMATVSRAMCGESVKTRIAPLKPDALLFGHGPPILSGAAARLDKFVASRGL; encoded by the coding sequence ATGATCGAACTGCTGGACGGCATTTACGGGTTCACCGGGCTGATGGTCGGGCGCGTGTACGCCATCCGCGACCCGGACGGATTGACGCTCATCGACAGTGGACTGGCGCAAACGGCGGGCCGCATTGTCAAGCAGGTCGAGGCCGCCGGATTCAAAGCCAGTGACATCAAGCGCATCGTGATCACGCACCCGCACGTCGATCATGGCGGCGGCGCGCACGCCCTGAACGCCCTCACCGGCGCGGCAATCATGGTCTCCGCCGCAGAGGCGGACGTGATGCGTGGCACAGCCGAACAGCCTCGCCCGACCAACCACCGCATCAACGTACTGCCGCGCCAGTTCTTCAAGCCGTCGCCGGTCGCCCGCGAATTGCACGACGGCGACGTGATCAACGAGGTGCTTGGCGGGTTGGTCGCCGTGGCGACACCGGGGCATACGCTCGGGCATCTATCGTACTGGTCGCCGCAACGGCGGGTGCTGTTCACCGGCGACGTCATGCTGCACACCCTCGGTCTGCGCTTTCCGCTGCCGATGGCGACGGTCAGCCGCGCGATGTGCGGCGAGTCGGTCAAGACGCGGATCGCGCCGCTCAAGCCGGACGCGCTGCTGTTTGGCCACGGGCCGCCGATCCTGAGCGGGGCCGCCGCCCGGCTTGACAAGTTCGTGGCTTCGCGCGGTTTGTGA
- a CDS encoding PPC domain-containing protein: MRLPLVARLLTAGLAVLLGVQVTALTHAQSTPIEPFVPYEGELTVPGATDLWTFSGLEGGIVSVLVTSGGTLDPIIELRNSSGQILTSNDDFAYPGRRDALIQAATLPRIDTYSIAVYGFGQTIGTYTLSFMPGYADPALNRSFNSAGRWRETGDTGAVLETQDGQLRVTVEGVRVPVPILDGNGPTFGTFFASTRINVVRGPSGWRAGLTLRGTPDGAYGLMLGDGGSWRMDYFPAEGEPRQIRDWTFHPAIQAGVTQFTVGVLANGPAFDVLVNGAWVGQALDTGGGPESGTVGLFAATPDAIGAGITVAFDELIVTRPLKVGEIDVMPTQIVPGGQALTVQELERRLVVPTGGRASLTVPESSGRQIEPGVNRVLLGRGVTFTDYVAYTTFTLTTAVPDALVGCGLLLANLSDTQHVVAFLDRQGGYGISARDGANYSPGLFGENEAFAGGQRHTLIVTKIGTRTELWVDRVHVGGFDLPARFAQAGQVGNAVVNYVRSDTSCSFSDTWVWELP, encoded by the coding sequence GTGAGACTCCCCCTCGTCGCGCGCCTGCTGACCGCCGGGCTGGCTGTACTGCTCGGCGTTCAGGTGACGGCGCTCACACACGCGCAGTCGACCCCCATCGAGCCGTTCGTGCCGTATGAAGGCGAACTTACCGTCCCCGGCGCGACCGACTTGTGGACGTTCAGCGGCCTCGAAGGGGGGATCGTATCGGTGCTGGTCACCAGCGGCGGCACGCTCGACCCGATCATCGAACTGCGCAATTCCAGCGGGCAAATCCTCACCAGCAACGACGACTTCGCCTACCCCGGCCGGCGCGACGCGCTGATTCAAGCGGCGACGCTTCCGCGTATCGACACCTATTCAATCGCGGTCTACGGCTTTGGCCAGACCATCGGCACGTATACGCTTTCCTTCATGCCGGGGTATGCCGACCCTGCTTTGAACAGGTCGTTCAACAGTGCGGGCCGCTGGCGCGAGACCGGCGATACGGGCGCGGTACTTGAAACACAGGACGGCCAGCTTCGCGTAACGGTCGAAGGCGTGCGTGTCCCGGTGCCTATCCTAGATGGCAACGGGCCGACGTTCGGCACATTCTTCGCGTCGACGCGAATTAACGTCGTACGCGGGCCATCAGGTTGGCGCGCCGGCCTCACCCTGCGCGGTACGCCGGACGGCGCGTACGGGCTAATGCTCGGTGACGGCGGATCGTGGCGCATGGACTATTTCCCGGCCGAGGGCGAACCCCGCCAGATCCGCGACTGGACGTTCCATCCCGCGATTCAAGCCGGCGTGACGCAGTTCACGGTCGGCGTGTTGGCGAACGGCCCCGCGTTCGACGTGCTGGTGAACGGCGCGTGGGTCGGTCAAGCGCTCGACACCGGCGGCGGGCCGGAAAGCGGCACGGTCGGCCTATTCGCCGCCACGCCCGACGCCATCGGCGCAGGGATCACCGTCGCCTTTGACGAGTTGATCGTGACGCGTCCGCTGAAGGTCGGCGAGATCGACGTGATGCCCACGCAGATCGTGCCGGGCGGGCAGGCGCTCACAGTACAGGAACTCGAGCGCCGCCTCGTCGTCCCCACCGGCGGGCGCGCCTCGCTCACCGTGCCGGAAAGCTCCGGACGGCAGATCGAGCCGGGCGTCAACCGGGTGCTGCTAGGCCGCGGCGTAACCTTCACCGACTATGTGGCCTATACGACGTTCACGCTCACCACAGCCGTGCCGGATGCGCTGGTCGGGTGCGGCTTACTGCTCGCGAATCTAAGCGATACCCAGCACGTCGTTGCATTCCTCGACCGGCAAGGCGGCTACGGGATCAGCGCGCGCGACGGCGCGAACTACTCGCCCGGGCTGTTCGGCGAAAACGAGGCGTTCGCCGGAGGGCAGCGTCACACGCTGATCGTCACCAAGATCGGCACGCGCACCGAGCTGTGGGTCGACCGGGTCCACGTCGGCGGCTTCGACCTGCCGGCGCGCTTCGCCCAAGCCGGACAGGTCGGCAACGCGGTCGTCAATTACGTGCGCAGCGACACATCGTGCAGCTTCAGCGACACGTGGGTGTGGGAACTGCCGTAA
- a CDS encoding M4 family metallopeptidase yields the protein MSYRSVRHLAVSVLIWVLIVVALSATFAAPGNQVTPANIIQHRQTGAASWITFDPASPGILAQASVRDLSDQQRAAAWLEEFAPAFGVQASSLQPTGPVLTSTDAAQPIVTTRWQQTINGVPVYGATLVVNARQDGSLLSINGETSPALSIDTTPATSAADGASAALDYATVRSGELRETLVPLAPQLVVYDARIVTPQTRYAPRLAWLTEVVSTAGAPVRQIVLTDAATSEVLFTFNKIHAAPWIDPDAARAVPSTATLAPTIGPRVLGSPDLATYDGNNTTTLPGTFVCDESDDPCTVGGADTDADAAHEFAREVYELYEVKHGRDSLDGNGMQLISTVHHRTGYCNAFWNGTQMAYGDGCGTTIVLDDVVGHELTHGVTEFTSNLVYAYESGAINESFSDIWGELFDLGNGTAEDIPANRWIVGEELVAGGIRNMKNPPLKSDPDRTQSPIFYLEYFDVGGVHINSGIGNKTTYLMVDGDTFNSVTVTGIGIDKTLAVFYRAQTSFLTSGSMYVDLYNALVTGCSQLVGGAAGITAGDCAQVQNAAQATELDEPSLFLPVVAPVCDGGSVASDLFFEDFEVNPTSRWVETGHTTVWTIGSTDSPISGAQSLRGLDLGSTSDGRAEMNSSVLLPADAKLHFIHNYDFEIEGWDGGVVEYSTNGGASWSRLTNASLEAGEGYVDALETAGNGNTNVLAGQEAFGNSSFGVAAERYSLASLSGQSVRIRFRGTSDSSFGAPGWWVDDVRIYTCVAAPSNLIANPSFPRPSARPARSRAGTPRSSVQAIRSSATRPAKAPRACAHCASRAARPERQPQADHRPDTVRGDGRGHTQRLAARQQRIRRQGDGQAEVRRQQPGQAEPIGTGRDDGLHRVHRHRHDS from the coding sequence ATGAGCTACCGCAGTGTGCGTCACCTTGCTGTCAGTGTGCTGATTTGGGTGCTCATCGTGGTCGCGTTGTCGGCCACGTTTGCTGCACCAGGCAACCAAGTCACACCCGCCAACATCATTCAACATCGTCAAACCGGGGCTGCATCGTGGATCACGTTCGATCCCGCATCGCCGGGCATCCTTGCGCAAGCGTCCGTACGCGACCTGTCCGATCAGCAGCGGGCCGCGGCATGGCTTGAGGAGTTCGCGCCGGCGTTCGGCGTACAGGCCAGCAGCTTGCAGCCCACTGGCCCCGTGCTGACCAGCACTGACGCCGCACAGCCGATTGTCACCACGCGTTGGCAGCAGACGATCAACGGTGTGCCGGTCTACGGCGCGACGCTGGTCGTCAACGCGCGTCAAGACGGCAGCCTGCTGTCGATCAACGGCGAGACGTCGCCGGCGCTGAGCATCGACACGACGCCCGCGACCTCCGCGGCCGACGGTGCATCTGCCGCGCTTGACTACGCCACCGTTCGCAGTGGAGAACTGCGCGAAACGCTCGTGCCGCTGGCGCCGCAGTTGGTGGTCTATGACGCGCGCATCGTCACCCCGCAGACGCGCTATGCGCCCCGTCTGGCGTGGCTGACCGAAGTCGTCTCGACCGCCGGCGCGCCGGTGCGCCAGATTGTCCTGACCGACGCCGCGACCAGCGAAGTGCTGTTCACCTTCAACAAGATTCACGCCGCGCCGTGGATCGATCCTGACGCCGCCCGTGCCGTTCCGTCTACCGCCACACTTGCCCCGACGATCGGCCCGCGCGTGCTCGGCAGCCCGGATTTGGCAACCTACGACGGCAACAATACCACGACGCTTCCCGGCACGTTCGTGTGCGACGAGTCGGACGACCCGTGTACGGTCGGCGGTGCTGACACAGACGCCGACGCCGCCCATGAGTTCGCCCGCGAGGTCTACGAGCTGTACGAGGTCAAACACGGCCGCGATAGCCTTGACGGCAATGGCATGCAGCTGATTTCGACCGTGCACCACCGCACTGGCTACTGCAACGCGTTCTGGAACGGCACGCAGATGGCCTACGGCGACGGCTGCGGCACGACGATTGTGCTCGACGACGTGGTCGGTCACGAACTGACCCATGGCGTAACCGAATTCACCAGCAACCTCGTCTACGCGTACGAGTCGGGCGCGATCAACGAGTCGTTCTCCGACATCTGGGGCGAGCTGTTCGACTTGGGTAACGGCACGGCGGAGGATATCCCGGCCAACCGCTGGATCGTCGGCGAAGAGCTAGTCGCCGGCGGCATCCGCAATATGAAGAATCCGCCGCTCAAGAGCGACCCCGACCGCACGCAAAGCCCGATCTTCTATCTGGAATACTTCGACGTTGGTGGTGTGCACATCAACAGCGGCATCGGCAACAAGACGACCTACCTGATGGTCGACGGCGACACCTTCAACAGCGTCACCGTCACGGGCATCGGCATCGACAAGACGCTGGCCGTCTTCTACCGCGCGCAGACCAGCTTCCTGACATCGGGCTCGATGTACGTCGACCTGTACAACGCGCTCGTGACTGGCTGCAGTCAGCTCGTCGGCGGCGCAGCGGGCATCACCGCGGGCGATTGTGCGCAGGTTCAAAACGCCGCGCAGGCCACCGAGCTGGACGAGCCGTCGCTCTTCCTCCCGGTCGTCGCGCCGGTCTGCGACGGCGGAAGTGTCGCAAGCGACCTGTTCTTCGAAGACTTCGAGGTCAACCCGACGTCGCGCTGGGTCGAGACCGGACATACGACCGTCTGGACAATCGGCAGCACCGATAGCCCGATCAGCGGCGCACAGAGCCTGCGCGGCCTCGACCTCGGTTCGACGTCGGATGGCCGCGCCGAGATGAACAGTTCGGTGCTGCTGCCGGCCGATGCTAAGCTGCACTTCATCCACAACTACGACTTCGAGATCGAGGGTTGGGACGGCGGCGTGGTCGAGTATTCGACCAACGGCGGCGCAAGCTGGAGCCGCCTGACCAATGCGTCGCTGGAAGCCGGCGAAGGGTACGTTGACGCCCTTGAGACTGCAGGCAACGGCAATACCAACGTGCTGGCGGGACAAGAGGCGTTCGGCAACAGCTCGTTCGGCGTGGCAGCAGAGCGCTACTCGCTGGCGTCACTTTCGGGCCAGTCGGTGCGTATCCGCTTCCGCGGGACGTCGGACTCGAGTTTCGGTGCGCCGGGCTGGTGGGTGGACGACGTGCGCATCTACACGTGCGTCGCCGCGCCGTCCAATCTGATCGCTAACCCCAGCTTCCCGAGACCGTCGGCGCGCCCGGCACGATCCCGAGCTGGAACACCGCGAAGCTCGGTGCAGGCAATAAGGTCGTCTGCAACAAGGCCGGCCAAAGCTCCGAGGGCGTGTGCGCACTGCGCTTCAAGGGCAGCCCGGCCTGAACGGCAGCCTCAAGCAGACCATCGACCCGACACTGTTCGCGGGGATGGACGAGGCCACACTCAGCGGTTGGCTGCGCGGCAACAACGCATCCGGCGGCAAGGTGATGGTCAAGCTGAAGTTCGCCGTCAGCAGCCCGGTCAAGCTGAACCTATCGGTACCGGTCGGGACGACGGCCTTCACCGAGTACACCGTCACCGACACGATTCCTGA
- the dusB gene encoding tRNA dihydrouridine synthase DusB produces MIAETRTLLNPVQIGDMTIDPPLSLAPMAGRPTTPSAGCAARSAAWGWSAPSCCRACRCSSRGGLKTSLQYFDWRPEERPFAVQLFGNDPAVMAEASRIVVDYGAAMVDINMGCWVPKVVKKGGGAALLRDVCSATAVVEACVKAVDVPVTVKVRAGFDDGIITAVPFAKAAQDVGAQMIAVHARFASQGFTGTADWDIIRQVKDAVTTIPVFGNGDVTCAADARRMLEQTGCDGVMIGRAALGNPWIFKQIHHELTTGEPLPEPTVQERAQTCLYQARLTLETTRMVEVKAIRELRGQLCKYTVGMPDATTIRDGIVRAESLDDIERALERYCRGDPAGRPRALRISPQIPA; encoded by the coding sequence ATGATTGCCGAGACTCGAACCCTCCTCAACCCCGTCCAGATCGGGGACATGACCATCGACCCGCCCCTCAGCCTTGCGCCGATGGCGGGCAGACCAACCACGCCTTCCGCCGGCTGTGCCGCGAGATCGGCGGCGTGGGGCTGGTCTGCACCGAGCTGCTGTCGAGCGTGCCGCTGCAGTTCAAGGGGCGGCCTCAAGACCAGCCTGCAGTACTTCGACTGGCGGCCCGAGGAGCGCCCGTTCGCCGTCCAACTGTTCGGCAACGACCCGGCAGTGATGGCCGAGGCCTCGCGCATCGTCGTGGACTACGGCGCGGCGATGGTCGACATCAACATGGGCTGCTGGGTGCCGAAGGTCGTCAAAAAGGGCGGCGGCGCGGCCCTGCTGCGCGACGTGTGCAGCGCGACCGCCGTCGTGGAAGCGTGCGTCAAGGCCGTCGACGTGCCGGTGACCGTCAAGGTGCGCGCCGGGTTTGACGACGGCATCATCACCGCGGTGCCGTTCGCCAAAGCCGCGCAGGACGTTGGCGCACAGATGATCGCCGTACACGCCCGCTTCGCCTCGCAGGGGTTCACCGGCACCGCCGACTGGGACATCATCCGGCAGGTCAAAGACGCCGTGACGACCATCCCGGTCTTCGGCAACGGCGACGTGACCTGCGCCGCGGACGCCCGCCGCATGCTCGAACAGACCGGCTGCGACGGCGTGATGATCGGCCGCGCAGCGCTCGGCAACCCGTGGATCTTCAAGCAGATCCACCACGAGCTGACGACCGGCGAGCCGCTCCCCGAGCCGACCGTGCAGGAACGCGCGCAGACCTGCCTGTATCAGGCGCGGCTGACGTTGGAGACGACCCGCATGGTCGAGGTCAAGGCGATCCGCGAGCTGCGCGGCCAACTGTGCAAGTACACCGTCGGCATGCCGGACGCCACAACCATCCGCGATGGAATCGTGCGCGCCGAGTCGCTGGACGACATCGAGCGAGCGCTGGAACGGTACTGTAGGGGCGACCCGGCGGGTCGCCCGCGGGCGCTGCGGATCTCACCCCAAATCCCTGCCTAA